One Phocaeicola dorei genomic region harbors:
- a CDS encoding DUF4252 domain-containing protein gives MKKFVFTLLLVFVCHLGYAQGINGLFNEFGSEKNADCVKVSSFMMSLGKMFAGHDEDAKIIRKIKSIKVLDLESCTASVKERFNKKVNKLNLKGYDELMRVNDEGEKVRVLMKTKKETIRELLFVCTGKEDCTLVQINGKFTKDDIDKLVNQETGKKHGRR, from the coding sequence ATGAAAAAGTTTGTATTTACTCTATTGCTAGTCTTCGTCTGCCATCTGGGCTACGCCCAAGGCATCAACGGTCTTTTCAATGAATTCGGCAGCGAAAAAAATGCCGATTGTGTCAAAGTATCTTCTTTCATGATGTCTCTTGGAAAAATGTTTGCCGGACACGATGAAGATGCTAAGATAATAAGAAAAATAAAGTCAATAAAAGTACTGGACCTGGAATCTTGTACGGCAAGCGTAAAAGAACGGTTCAACAAAAAAGTGAACAAACTGAATCTGAAAGGATATGATGAGCTGATGCGTGTAAACGATGAAGGCGAGAAAGTCCGCGTGCTGATGAAAACAAAAAAGGAAACTATCCGTGAACTGCTGTTTGTATGCACCGGAAAAGAAGACTGTACACTGGTACAGATAAACGGAAAATTCACAAAGGATGATATAGACAAATTAGTAAATCAGGAAACAGGAAAGAAGCATGGACGCCGCTGA
- a CDS encoding RNA polymerase sigma factor, translated as MDAAEFKQQFLPYHRKLYRVAFRLTGNPQDAEDMVQEAYLKLWNKRDELADVLNTEAYCVTLIKNLCYDVLRRSQPDEDGRPPEELNLPMDTNIAREIEQRDEVNQVKRLIGRLPEQQKRVILLRDVNDCSFEEIEQATGLNAINIRVLLSRARKKIREQYNEIMNYESK; from the coding sequence ATGGACGCCGCTGAGTTTAAGCAACAATTTCTACCTTACCACCGGAAACTCTACCGAGTAGCCTTCCGGCTGACGGGCAACCCTCAGGATGCGGAAGATATGGTGCAGGAAGCGTATCTGAAATTGTGGAACAAGCGCGATGAACTGGCGGACGTACTGAACACCGAAGCCTATTGTGTCACCCTCATCAAGAATCTGTGCTACGACGTCCTGCGCCGGAGTCAGCCGGATGAAGACGGACGCCCTCCCGAAGAACTGAACCTCCCCATGGACACCAACATAGCCCGGGAAATAGAACAGCGGGATGAAGTGAACCAAGTAAAACGGCTCATCGGCAGACTGCCCGAGCAACAAAAACGTGTGATTCTGCTTCGTGATGTCAATGATTGCTCCTTTGAGGAGATAGAGCAAGCCACCGGACTGAATGCCATCAACATACGTGTGTTGCTGAGCCGCGCCCGCAAAAAGATACGTGAACAATATAATGAAATAATGAACTATGAAAGTAAATGA
- a CDS encoding SDR family NAD(P)-dependent oxidoreductase — translation MKRIIIIGATSGIGLEVARCYLKDGWQVGVAGRREEELEKIRLSAPGQVCTQTIDVTREDAPFSLEQLITKMGGMDVFLLSSGIGKQNLSLQPDIELQTAATNVSGFIRMVNAAYHYFEQRGKGHIAVISSIAGTKGLGSAPAYSATKRFQNTYIDALDQLAHMKKLNISFTDIRPGFVATPLLKDDKYPLLMHTSQVASQIVKAISRRKRVAIIDWRYQLIVFFWKLIPGWLWVRLPVRNQ, via the coding sequence ATGAAAAGAATCATTATCATTGGCGCCACTTCCGGCATCGGACTGGAAGTGGCGCGATGCTATCTGAAAGACGGCTGGCAAGTAGGCGTGGCAGGACGTAGAGAAGAAGAACTGGAAAAAATCCGGTTATCCGCGCCCGGACAGGTATGTACTCAGACAATAGATGTCACCCGTGAGGACGCCCCTTTCTCATTGGAGCAACTGATTACTAAAATGGGAGGTATGGATGTGTTCTTGCTCAGCTCAGGCATAGGCAAACAAAATCTTTCACTTCAACCCGATATAGAATTACAAACCGCCGCCACCAATGTTTCGGGATTCATACGGATGGTCAATGCCGCCTATCACTATTTTGAGCAACGCGGGAAAGGGCATATAGCCGTAATCAGCTCCATAGCAGGCACCAAAGGGCTGGGATCCGCCCCAGCTTATTCAGCTACCAAGCGGTTTCAGAACACGTACATAGATGCATTGGACCAATTGGCACACATGAAGAAACTAAACATCTCCTTCACCGATATCCGTCCCGGATTTGTCGCCACTCCTTTGCTGAAAGATGATAAATATCCGCTGCTGATGCATACTTCCCAAGTGGCATCTCAAATTGTAAAAGCCATCTCCCGAAGGAAAAGAGTAGCCATCATAGACTGGCGCTATCAGCTTATCGTATTCTTCTGGAAATTGATTCCCGGATGGTTATGGGTGAGGCTGCCTGTGCGGAACCAATAA
- a CDS encoding DUF4252 domain-containing protein: MKRTYIITLLLSLCSLFTYAQDSFFDKFADMEGVTSVYISKAMLSLMPNMKTEGVNIGEVASKLDNIQILSCEKPDIIAKLKKETAFISPKNGYEELMRINDEGEKTIIYLKRNKNKEKEFVLMSQEKNEFTIIAITGNLTLQEIQGIINKE; the protein is encoded by the coding sequence ATGAAACGTACATATATCATTACTTTATTGCTCTCTCTGTGCTCACTGTTCACCTACGCACAGGACAGTTTTTTCGACAAGTTCGCTGATATGGAAGGGGTAACCTCTGTCTATATCTCAAAAGCCATGCTCAGCCTGATGCCCAACATGAAAACGGAAGGGGTAAATATAGGCGAAGTAGCCTCCAAACTGGATAACATCCAGATTCTAAGTTGTGAAAAACCCGACATTATCGCCAAGCTGAAAAAGGAGACAGCTTTCATCAGCCCCAAGAACGGCTACGAGGAGTTGATGCGCATAAACGATGAAGGCGAGAAAACCATCATTTATCTGAAACGGAACAAAAACAAAGAAAAGGAATTTGTATTGATGAGTCAGGAAAAAAATGAATTTACCATCATCGCCATCACAGGAAATCTGACTCTGCAAGAGATACAAGGGATCATCAACAAGGAGTAA
- a CDS encoding O-acetylhomoserine aminocarboxypropyltransferase/cysteine synthase family protein — MDKKYSKETLCVQAGWTPKKGEPRVLPIYQSTTFKYDTSEQMARLFDLEDSGYFYTRLQNPTNDAVAAKIAALEGGVGAMLTSSGQAANFYAIFNICQAGDHFVCSSTIYGGTFNLFGVTLKKLGIECTFIDANASEEEIDQAFRPNTKALFGETISNPSIDVLDIEKFARIAHKHGVPLIVDNTFATPINCRPFEWGADIVTHSTTKYMDGHATSVGGAIVDSGNFDWEAHADKFPGLTQPDESYHGLTYTKAFGKMAYITKATAQLMRDLGSIQSPQNAFLLNLGLETLHLRVPRHCENAQKVAEWLEANPKVKWVNYCGLKSSKYYDLAQKYMPNGSCGVIAFGLNGTREEAIEFMDRLKFICIVTHVADARTCVLHPASHTHRQLTDEQLREAGVAPDLIRLSVGIENVNDIIADIEQALQ; from the coding sequence ATGGATAAGAAGTATAGCAAGGAGACCTTATGCGTACAGGCAGGCTGGACTCCGAAAAAAGGCGAACCGCGCGTTTTGCCTATTTATCAAAGTACCACATTCAAGTATGACACCAGCGAACAGATGGCGCGTCTGTTCGATCTGGAAGATTCGGGATATTTCTATACACGCTTGCAAAACCCCACCAATGACGCCGTCGCCGCAAAAATCGCAGCATTGGAAGGTGGTGTGGGTGCTATGCTGACCTCGTCCGGCCAGGCTGCCAACTTCTATGCCATTTTCAATATCTGTCAGGCAGGCGACCACTTCGTATGCTCGTCTACCATCTACGGAGGTACATTCAACCTGTTCGGCGTCACGCTGAAAAAACTGGGCATCGAGTGTACCTTCATTGACGCCAATGCATCCGAAGAGGAAATAGACCAAGCTTTCCGCCCGAATACCAAAGCGTTGTTCGGCGAAACCATCTCCAATCCGAGCATCGATGTGCTGGACATCGAAAAGTTCGCACGCATCGCACACAAGCACGGTGTGCCTTTGATTGTGGACAACACCTTCGCCACTCCCATCAATTGCCGCCCGTTTGAATGGGGAGCGGATATCGTCACCCATTCTACAACCAAATACATGGACGGTCATGCCACCAGTGTAGGAGGCGCCATTGTGGACAGCGGCAACTTTGACTGGGAAGCCCATGCGGACAAATTCCCCGGTCTGACCCAGCCCGACGAGTCTTATCACGGACTGACTTATACCAAAGCGTTCGGCAAAATGGCTTACATAACGAAAGCAACCGCCCAACTGATGCGTGACCTCGGCTCCATCCAGTCTCCGCAAAATGCGTTCCTGCTGAATCTGGGATTGGAAACATTACACCTGCGCGTGCCCCGTCATTGCGAAAACGCACAGAAGGTGGCCGAATGGCTGGAAGCCAACCCAAAAGTGAAATGGGTGAACTATTGCGGACTGAAAAGCAGCAAATACTATGATCTGGCACAGAAATATATGCCAAACGGCTCGTGCGGTGTCATCGCTTTCGGCTTGAACGGAACCCGTGAGGAAGCGATAGAATTTATGGACAGGCTGAAATTCATCTGCATCGTAACCCATGTGGCCGACGCACGGACCTGCGTACTGCATCCCGCCAGCCATACTCACCGCCAGCTCACCGACGAACAGTTGCGCGAAGCGGGAGTAGCTCCGGACTTGATTCGTCTTTCAGTGGGCATCGAGAATGTAAACGACATCATAGCCGACATTGAGCAAGCTTTACAATAA